CCTTGGCGATCGTGTTCTTGGCGACTCTGCTCTCCGTCGTGCTGTCGATCCCCGTCGCCCTCTTCGCCGCTCGTCCCACCCGGAGGGGTCGCGGTTCGCAGTGGACTGCGCGCACGCTCATCGTGCTGGCCAGAGCGATTCCCGATCTCGTGCTCGCCATCGTGTTCCTGCGGATGTTCGGCCTCGGCGCCACTGCCGGCATCATCGCCATGGGCATCCATTCAGTGGGGATGATCGGCAAGCTCTACGCCGATGCCATCGAAGAGCTCGACGACGGACCCCGCGAATCGATCGAGGCTCTCGGCGGCAGCCGCTCCCAGCAGATCCTCACCGCGATCCCGCAGACGCTCATGCCGCAGCTCATCGCCACGGCTCTGCACCGCTTCGACATCAACCTGCGCACCTCGGTGCTGCTCGGCTATGTCGGTGTCGGCGGAATCGGTCTGGCCATCGCGGACTCCCTGCGCACGCTGGACTACCAGCGCGGGATGGCGCTGGCGGTCATCGTGCTCATCCTGTGCATCGTCATCGAACTCGTCTCCGGATCCATCCGGGCCGCGCTCATGGCCTCGACGGGGGCGAAGATCACCGGCGGCACCTGGGTCGACCGGATGTTCAATCGGGACCGGATCGCGGGTGCCGGCGATCTCAGCCTCACCCCACCGTGGAGCGTGGCACGGTTCCGTCGCTTCGCCTCGGCGGCGGTGCTCATCGTCCTCACGGTCGCCGCCCTGTGGAGGGTGGACGTGTCATGGTCGGCCCTGGCCGCGGGTCTGCTCGACCTGCCGCAGACCGTGAGCCTGTTCTTCCCACCGTCGACCGGCGGGACGCTTGCCAACCTCGTCGAGCAGCTGCTCGTCACCATCCAGATCTCGCTGGCGGCGACGTTCATCGGGGCGATCCTCGCGGTTCCCATCGGCATCCTCGCCGCCCGCAATGTCGTGGCGAACCGAGCGGTGCACAAGACGTTCCGGGTCCTCATCGTCATCGTCCGCGGAATCCCCGAACTCATCCTCGCGATCATCTTCGTCGTCATCTCCGGACTCGGCGAGGTGGCCGGAACCCTGGCCCTGTCCATCGGTGCCATCGGCCTGCTCTCGAAGCTCATTGCCGACTCCATTGAGGAAACGGACCTCCAGGTCCAAGAGGCGGTGCGCGCCACCGGATCCGGTGAAGCGCAGGTGTTCTTCTCCGCCACCCTTCGGCAGGCGGCACCGGCGTTCGTCGCCCACATCATGTACTTACTCGACACGAACATCCGCTCGGCCACCCTGCTCGGCGTCGTCGGCGCCGGAGGCATCGGATTCCTGCTGCTCAATGCCTCGCGGGTCAACCAGTTCGATGTCGTGACGATGGTGCTCATCCTCATGGTCGCCGTCGTCCTTGCTGTCGAAGCCCTGTCCATGTGGCTGCGCCGAGCCGTGCGCTGAGCAGCCTGTCACCATTCGCACCTGCCCATCGTCTGCATGGGCGACACAGAGCCCACCGACTCAGTTGGGCGACACCGTCAAGAGAAAGAGAATCGACATGACTGAACTCGCCGTCTTCGACATGGCCGGAACCACCATCGACGAACGTGACGAGGTCTACCGCGTGCTGCGCGAGGCCACCGAACGGGAGGGCGCGGACTACTCCGATGAGGTCTTCCAGAAGTGGATGGGCACGGAGAAGCACTGGGCGATCGAGAATCTGCTCCGCCTCGGCGGGGTCGAGGTCACCGAGGAAGTCCACGAGCGAGCCTGGCAGTGGTTCCGCGCCGAACTGCGCGAGACCTACACCCAGAATCCTCCGCGGCCTCTGCCCGGGATCGAGGAGGCCCTGTCGACTCTGCGGGAGCGAGGGATCAAGGTGGGCCTGACCACCGGGTTCTCCCGTGAGATCGCCGACCTCATCCTCTCCACCATGGGCTGGGAGCAGGGTCGAATCTTCGACGTCTCCGTCACCGGCGACGAGGTGCCCGCGGGACGTCCGGCCCCGGACATGATCAACACGGTCATGGAAACGGTCGGGGTCACCGACCGCGCGGCCGTTGTCAGCGTCGGAGATACCTCGGCGGATGTGGAGTCGGCGCTGAGCGCCGAGGTCACGGCCGTGGGTGTCCTCACCGGACACCTCAGCCGGGAGGATTTCGCGGCGGAGGGCGCACACTTCGTCCTCGACTCCGTCGCGGACCTGCCAGCGGCCCTCGCAGAGCAGGAGACCGCGGTGGTCGCGAAGTGACATCGACGATCCCCGATTCGACGACGACCGCGCCCCCATTGACGTTGCCCGGCACCGAGGCGGCCGATCATGGCCGTGCAAACGCTCAGCCGTTTGCCCAGGTATGGACCGGAGGTTCGGTTTTCGAGCTCCGCACATTCGACCGCCCGCGGCTGGCACCCGGTGAGAGTCTGGTTCGGCTGACCGCGGCCACGGTGTGCGGGTCCGACCGGCATACCGTCAGCGGGCGTCGGTCGGGGGCGTGTCCCTCGGTGCTCGGTCACGAGGGCGTCGGCATCGTCGAGGAGACGCGCGGGAATGTGCCCGTCGGGTCTCGTGTGGTCTTCTCGGTCACCTCGGTGTGCGGGAGATGCCGGAACTGTCGGCGCGGGCTGAGCGCGAAATGCACCTCGGTGCGCAAGGTCGGCCACGAATCGGCCGAGTCGGATTGGGCGCTGTCGGGCACCTATGCCAGCCATATCCATCTGCCGTCCGGCGTGGCCATGGTCCCGGTGCCGGATTCGCTGCCCGACGGGGTGGCGGCGACGGCCGGGTGCGCCGTGGCCACGGTGATGGCGATGGTCGAGGCCGCTGGCGACTTTTCCGGTCGTCGGGTGTTCGTCAACGGCATCGGGATGCTCGGGCTCACCGCGGTCGGGGCCGCTCTGGCCCGTGGCGCCGCCGAGGTCATCGCCGCCGATCCGCACCCGGACCGTCGCGGCTTGGCCGACCGGGCCGGGGCGACCCGGTCGGTTGAGCCGGGCACGGAGATCGATGATGTCGACGTCGCACTCGAGCTCTCGGGTACCGAGGCGGGGGTGCGATCGTGCATCGACTCACTGGGCATCGGCGGGACCGTGGTGCTCGCCGGCAGCGTGACTCCCGGGCCGCAGCTGTCGATCGATCCCGAGCAGATGGTGCGCGGATGGCGCACGATCACCGGAGTCCACAATTTCGAACCCCACCACTTGGCCGAGGCCGTGGATTTCTTGGCTGCCGACGGTGCAGCACTGCCGTGGGAGGACATCCTAGGCGGTCCGGTCCCTTTAACGGATCTGCCGCACGAGTTCCGGGCCCCGACAAAAGCCCTCCGCACAATCACCACCCCCTAATTACTACGTGACGGCGGCCCAGATACCTCGCGCCAGGTTGCTGGGCCGCCGTCAGGTAGTAATTAGGAACGGGCGGCTCTCAGGTCTTCGCGGAAGGCTCGGCCGGCCGCGCCCAAGTCCCCGCATGAGGTGATGAAGCGGAAGCCCTGCTCCTTGCGCAGCTTGGCCTCCTCGCCGTCGCCGCAGTGGATTCCCGGGACCACCCCGGCGGCATCGGCAGCCGAACGGATTCGCACGAGCGCCTCGGCGTGGGCCTCATTCGGCTGACCAGGCAGCGCACCGACGGCGAACGCGAGATCGGCCGGACCCACGTAGACACCGTCGATTCCCGGCACGGCGCAGATGTCCTCGACCGCGGCCAGGCCCTCCTCGTTTTCGATCATGACGAACAGCAGCGGACGTTCGTCCCGAGTGTCCTGCACGGCATTGTGCATGATCTCGGCGGTCGGTCCCCACGAGCGATTCCCTCCCCGCGAAGGATAGTCGAGCGCAGCCACAGCGGCCTGCGCCTCGTCGACCGAGGACACGAGCGGGACGATGATCGCCTCGACCCCGGCGTCGGCGAGCGCCCCGATCTCCGTGAAGCGGTTCGCCGCCACCCGCGCCGTCACCAGCGCGTCCCCACTGGCGCGCACCGCGTCGGTCAGCCGCAGCACATCCGTCGGCCGCACCAGCCCGTGCTGCAGATCGAGGCAGACGTAGTCGAACCCGGCCGCCGACCCGATCTTCGCCAGCTCCGGGCTCGTCGACATCATCCACAGTCCGTTGTAGATCTCCCCCGCGCGCAGGCGGGTCCGATGATTCTCAAGCGCAGCAGTCATGTACGCATCGAATCACGGAATCCCGCCCGGCCACCAGAGGTGCCCGACATCCGGATGAACCTCGCCGAGGCGCCCCTCCCCTGCGCACGAAACGTCGATCCCTTCGCCGAGGCGGCCCTGTCCTCCCGGACGGAACGTCGCCCCGCCTCGGCGAGGGGAATCACTCTGCCGGACTGTCCTCGAGGAGGGGGCCGATAACGCGGTGGCGGGCGATGACGAAGGGATCGCTGCTTCCGACCTCGAGGAGTTCGAGGTCGAGGCGGCGCGGCATCAGTGGCCGGCCTCTGCCGAGGACGACCGGCGCGGTCCAGGTGATGATCTCGTCGAGCAGCCCTTCGTCGGCGAACTGTCCGGCGAGGTCGCCGCCGCCCATCACCCACAGGTCACGGTCGCCGGTGGCCGTGCACATCTCGAAGTAATGGTCGGAGACCGATCCCTTGGCGAACCGGATATCCGGCGCCGAGGCGGCCCCTCCCTTTCCCGCGTCCGCCGCGTTTCCATCGTCCTCGGTTCCAGACGTCTTCGCATCAGCCCCGCTCCCGGTACCGGTCGCTGGAAGCCCAAGTTTGCGATGGGTCATCACCCAGGTCGGCACCTTGTAGGGCCATGGTCCGTCGAGATTGCGCAGCACCCACTCGTACGTCGTCGCGCCCATGACGATCGCTCCGACTCCGTCGATGAACCCGTCATCTGGGGGTTCTTCGGTCTGGCGCAGAAGCCATTCGAGTGAGTCGTTCGGGTCGGCGATGAACCCGTCGAGAGTGGTCGCGGTGTAGTAGACGGTGCGTGACACGAGCGGTCTCCTCCTGAGTCGGTCTCCTTTTCATCCTAAGGGGCCACCAGCCAAGACAGCCGCGCGGTGGGGCGGTTTATCTCCCGCCAGGAATAGCCAGAACTTGCTTGCTCTCCCCGACTTGAGAGCTCCACCAGCTCGGTGAAACTGCAGCAGCTCGGCCCCTAGACCAAGCTGCTGCAGTTTCACCGAGTCGAGACCGGCCGAGGAGTGGCAACCACCCAGACGATCAGCCGAACCCCAGCCTCACACCTCCTGGGTCCGCAGCGCCTCGGCGATGTACTCGGCCTGCCTGATCGCCAGCGCCACGATCGTCAGGGTCGGGTTCGCTGCGGCGCCGGTGGTGAACACCGAGCCGTCGGAGATGAAGAGGTTCTTCACGTCATGGGTCCGGCCCCACTTGTCGACGACACCGTCCTCGGGACGTTCGCTCATCCGCGCGGTGCCGAGGTTGTGCGTCGACGGATACGGCGGAGTGTGGTGTGAAGTCTGCGCCCCGACCGCCTCGTAGACTCTCTGACCTGCGGCGTAGGCGTGGTCGCGCATCGCCAGGTCATTGGCGTGATCGTCGTAGTGGACGTTCGGCACGGGCAGACCATTCGTGTCCTTGACCGTCGTATTCAGCGTCACCCGGTTGCTCTCCTGCGGCATGTCCTCACCGACGATCCACATTCCCGCAGTGTTGAGATACCGGTCGAGCAGTGCCGCGAAGTCCGGTCCCCACCCGCCGGGTTCGACGAAGGAGGCCATGAACGCCGGCCCCAGTGAGATCGTCTCCATGTAATAGCCACCGGAGAACCCGCGGTCGGGGTCGTGGATCGACTCATCGGCGATGACCCCGGCCATCGTCTCCCCGCGGTACATCCGCACGGGCTTGTCGAAGTGGCCCCAGACGGTGCCGGTCAGATGGCGCATATAGTTCCGGCCCACGTGTCCGGACGAGTTCGCCAACCCATCGGGGCAGGATGGTGTGCCGGACAGCAGAAGCAGCCTCGGCGTCTCGATCGAGTTGCCGGCCACGCACACGATCTTCGCGGCCTGCCGGTGGAGGTTGCCCTCTTTGTCGAGGTAGAGCACGGCGTCGGCCCGGCCATTGGCATCGTGAGTGATCTGCACGGCCTGGGACTCGGGTCGCAGATCGAGCAGCCCGGTGTCCGCAGCCCGCGGCAGCTCTCTGACCAGGGTCGACCATTTGGATTTGTTCTTATCGCCTTGGAAGTTGAAGCCGTCCTGGATGGAGGCGGGGCGGCCGTCGTATTCTTCGGCGTTCGTGGCATACGGACCGGTGGCGTAGAACTTGTAGCCGACTTCCTTCGCCCCGCCGGCGAAGACCTTGTAGTTGTTGTTCGCCGGCAGCGGTGGGCGACCGTGGACATGGGTCGAGCCCATCGCCTTCTCGGCCCGGTCGTAGTACGGGGCCATTTCCTCGAGGGTGATCGGCCAGTCGAGGAGATTGGCGCCGTCGATGCGTCCGTAGACGCTGCGCGCCTTGAACTCATGAGCCTTGAATCGCGGGGTCGCACCCGACCAGTGGGTCGTCGTTCCGCCCACTGCTTTGACGATCCAGGCCGGCAGGTTCGGGAAATCGCGGGCGATCCGCCACGATCCGGTCGTCGTCCTGGGATCGAGCCAGGCCATCTGGTTGAAGGCTTCCCATTCGTTGTTGACGTAGTCCTCGTTGTGCAGATACGGCCCGGCTTCGAGGACGACGACGGGGATGCCCTTCGCGGTGAGTTCGTAGGCCAGGGTTCCGCCGCCGGCGCCGGAGCCGACGATGACGACGGCCTCCTCGTCCGGGTCGATGCTGTATCCGGTCACGCTGCGTCCAGCCTCGGCGCTGGCACCGCGTCCTATATTCTCAGCGGTCATCACTTCTTCACCTCACCCATCTCGACGCTCTGCGGCGCCGGCTGATTGGTCGAATCGTCACCGGCAGCGCTGCCGCTGCGGACACCCATAACCCCGTCGCCGAGCTCCGGCAGCGGCTCGTCCTCGGGGTAGACGATCCGCGGTTCTGGCAGCCAGTCGAGATCGTCGAAGCCGCGGTTGATGTAGCCGCCCTTGTCGAACGAGGGTCCTTCGTAGCTGAGCGTCTCCCACACCTCGACATCGTCATAGAGGTTGAGCACGGCGGTGCGGCGGACGAAACCGAAGAACTCGGTGGACTCGACCCGGCGCAGCACCTTGAGCGCGGAGTCATCATCGAGTCCGCAGAAATCACCGTCGGAGAGCTGATCCAACGATAGCAGCCCTTGGATGAGGGCCACCCGGAACCACGTCTCCTCATCGGCGGCGATGAGGATCTTCTCCGCGGTGCGCACATACGGTCCGTCGGGGAAATCTGCGTGCGGGAATGCCACGCGCAGCACTCGGATGAGGGTCTGCTTCGCCTCGTCCGTCATCTCCATCGCATTCAGCGATGGGTATTTTGCAGGGAATGCCATCGGATGCTCCTTTGCTCCACTCGGCAGGCGGCATCGACGCACGCCCGCCACTGTCCTGACATGAGCAACCTATGTGACCCGCGACACCAGGGACTATCCTCATTCTCATCACATGAAAAAGTCGATCGCCGAGGCGATCGCACAGTCAGGAGACCGTGTGTCCAACAGTGCCGTGATCCAACGAACCTTCTCCGTCCTGGAGGCCGTCGCCGCTTCGGGCTGTGCCGCCGCGAAGACCGTGGCCACCCGCCTCGAGATCCCGCTGCCCACCGTCTATCGGCTCCTCAACGAGCTCGCCGATTCCGGGTATCTCGTCTATCTCAAGGACTCCAAACGCTTCGAGCTCGGCCCCAAATGCTTCGAGCTCGGGCTGTCGTTCCAGCAGCGCCTCGTCGCTCCGCATCCGATCCGGCAGATCACCGATCAGCTCCACCGGTCGCTGGGCACCGCCGCCTATTTCGCGATCTACCGCGGCTCGGACATCATCCTCACCTACTGCTCCGACTGTGAGAAGCACCCGCGGCTGCGGCCTCTGCGCTTCGGTTTCCACGAGGCGGCGCACGCCACCGCTTTCGGCAAGATCCTCCTGGCCGGAATGCCCGAACCGCAGCGCACCGACTACCTCGAGGCGCGCGGAATGCAGGTGCTGACCCCGCAGACGATGATCAGCCGGGAGGCCCTCGACCCCCACCTCGCCGAGGTGGCCACCCGTGGAATCGCATGGGAGCACGAGGAGTTCCTGCCCCGTCAGACCTGCGCGGCCGTGCCGGTGCGCAACGGCACGGGAATGCAGGTCGGGGCAATGGCGATGAGCACCCCCACGTCGAAGATGGCGGGGCGGGCGAAGCAGGTCGAGTCGACCCTGCGTGAGCATGCGGGCCTGGCGTCGAGCTACCTGCGCGGCGGTTCGGTCACCGTCCCCGTTGCTGAGCACGCTTGAGCCCCGGGCTCTCGATGGAGACAGCACTCCCGACGGAGATCACCCGCCCCACAGCCGGCCACGTCTGACCCCCAGCTTTATCGCCACATGAGAAGGACCGTGTCTTCCGGCGGCAGACTCTGCTGAGAATGATCGTGCTCGCTCACAGTTGAGAACTCAAGGAGGAGAAATGGGCACGAACAACAGCGTCGCAGTGGTGACGGGATCCGCACGGGGAATCGGTCAGGGCATCGCGCAGAGGCTCGGAGCCGATGGTCACCATGTCATCGTCGCCGATCTGCCGGCCATGCAGGATGGCGTCGCGGAGACCGTCAAAGCGATCGAAAGCGCAGGTGGGAAGGCCACCGGAGCCGCGGTGGACGTCACGGATGAGGAATCGCTGAGCCGCCTCGTCGAGGTTGCCGTCGATGCGGGAGGAAAACTCGACGTCTTCGTCGCGAACGCCGGGATCGCGCAGGTCGAACCCCTCATCGAGTATTCGAAGGCTGATTTCGAGAAGATCGTCGACGTCAACCTCACCGGTGTCTTCCTGTCGTATCAGGCTGCGGCGAAGCAGATGATCGAGCAGGGCAACGGCGGCAAGATCATCGGGGCCGCGTCGATCGTCGCATTCCGTCCTTTCGCTCTGCTCTCTCCCTATTCGGCGACGAAATGGGCGGTGCGCGGGCTCACCCAGGGTGCGGCAATGGAGTGGGCCAAGCACGGCATCACCGTCAACGCCTACGGCCCTGGCATCGTCGGCACCGCAATGTGGGATCTCATCGATGAGAAGCTCGCCGCCGAGGAAGGGCTGGCCAAGGGTGAGGCGATCAAGAAATATGCTGGTGACATCCTCATGGGCCGGGTGTCCGTGCCCGAGGACGTCGCGAACCTCGTGTCGTTCCTCGCCAGCGAGGACTCCGATTACATCACCGGACAGACCATGCTCGTCGACGGCGGAATGCAGTTCTCGTAACGTTGTCGCTGAGAGCAGAAACCGACACCGCCACACCCACATCTCCACCCGAGAGAACAACCACAGAGAGAAGGAAGAAGACATGATCTTCATCGTCGTGAAGTTCCCCGTCAAACCCGACATGGCCGAACAGTGGCCCGATCTGACCCGCGAATTCACCGAGGCGACCCGCGCCGAACCGGGCAACAAATGGTTCGACTGGTCGCGCAGCCTCGATGACCCGAACGAGTATGTCCTCGTCGAGGCCTTCGACGACGACGCCGCCGAAGCGCATGTGAAGTCTGACCATTTCCAAGCCGCGATTGCCGAGGGCGGGCCGATGCACTCCGCACTGGCAGCGACGCCGAAGATCATCTCCCGTCAGATCGACGGCGACGATTGGGACGCGATGGGCGAGATGCAGATCGACTGAACCTCGCCGAGGCGGCCGTCCTTCGAGGGAGGGCCTCCCCTCCGCGGGAGGGCGCCGCTCAACGAAGCGGACCACCCTCGGGCCGTGTGGGTCCGCTGATGCGTGCAGCGGGCCCGCGCCACGTTTCGGGTGCCGCACTCATCACCAGCTTGGTGAACCTGCAGCAGCTTGGCCCCTGCACTAAGCCGCTGCAGTTTCACCGAGCTGAAGAGTGTCCTCAGCCGCTCTGCGGCAGGTACTCCTTCTGGCTGTCGACCCATTCGTCGAGCACGTTTGCGCGGTCCTCGAATTTTGCGGTCGGGAACGCGAGACCCTTCGTCGGCACGCTGGCGCCGAGTTCGACGAGCAGCGGACGCAGGGTCGTCTCCACAGCAAGCGTGTGCGCCGGGGACCCGATCGTGAAGACCGGGATCGCGGTCAGTCCGTGCAGACCGCCAGCGTCGTACCGGTCGAGGAAGGCTTTGAGCAGTCCGGTGTAGCTGGCCTTGTAGGTCGGAGTGGCGATGACCGCGAAGTCGGCGGTGGCCAGACGTTCGGTGAGCTTGTCAAGTCTGTCGGACTTCCATTCGAAGATCTCGTCGGTCACCTCGGCGAGTTCGATGGTTTCGTCGATCTCGGATCCGGTCACCTCGGCGATCTTGGCGGCGAGGTCTTCGGCCACCTGGCGGGTTCGCGAATTGGGGCTCGGGTTGCCGACGACGACGGCGATGCGTGTGGACATTGGGGGTCCTCTCCTCGGGTGTACACCGGGTCTGTGGGCTCAGATACCCACCTTAGAACCGGTCGGCACTTGCGACAGCGCTGCCGTTCATCTGGCGTCATCGCAGCAATACCCGGGGTCGCAGACAGGGTTCCCCCGAATCACCGGGAACAGATTGTGGTCTTATGGCTCGAAGATCTGCATTCTCCTCCCGCGGAATCGGACCTATTCTGCTTCGACCAACCACCTGCTACCCACCGCCGCTGCCTGCTTTCCGTTCGAGGTGGTACCGAATCTTCCGCTCGAGGTCAGCCCGGCTCATCTGGCTCGTCACCCTCAGCACCTCCCAGCCTTCGTGCCGCAGAGCCTCGTCCCTGGCTATGTCGCTGGCCCATTGTGTTTTGGACATCAGGTGGTGTTCACCTTCGTACTCGAGCGCCAACTTCGCGTGGGGATAGCCCAAGTCCGGCTCGACCGTGCGGTTGAGCAGACGGCAGTAGACCCGTGGGTGGACCACAGGTTCCGGCAGCCCACGGCTCAGCGCCCACAGCCGGAGGTTCGTCTCCTGCGGCGAATCAACGTCTTCCCTGATCAGCGTCAGTGCTGATTCGACCTGCGAGCGCTGTCGCAGGTACTTCCGCTGCGTGATCTTCGTCCTCAGGAACTCGAGACTGCACAGTGGTGGCCCATGCCACCCGCCGACGATCGCATCACCGAGGGCAACGAGCTCGTCATGTGCCAGCTCGACGCTGAGGTCGAGAAAGACCCCGACCGGCGAATGCATCGGCAGCTCAAGCCAGTACCCGGCTTCCTCAAGAGCATGGCGGCGCACAGTCGTCTCTTTGCGCGACACCTTCCTGCCCGGGTCGAAAGTGACCAGGTGCAGGTGATCATCGATGAGTCTATGCGGCAGAGGCAAACCGAACAGCCGGGCTGCCGTGGCACCTCCAGCGACGATCCCGGGAACGACTAAGCTCATCGCCCTGAGCCGGAGGCTCTCCTCCATCCATTTCTCGTCGGCCCAGCTCGGAGTCGGGTGCTCGACGCATCTCACCTCGTCCCGGTGGATGCCCGCCGTCACGGCGCCGAAACGCGGGTCGTATCGCAGATGGTACTGGCTGATCCCCCGTTCCTCAGCCTCTCTGGTTCTGAAGAGCGACGGGTAGCTTCGATGCTCGATGAGAAGGTCCATGACCAGCAGGAGAGTCGGATACGCTCCCGACTGCAAGGCACGGGCTCCCACCCTGTGGATGCAGCTGACGTGTCCACAGAGTGCCGACGCACGAGTCCGGGTCCGTCCACAACTCGTCGACGCACGAGTGGCGCCTCCCTGCCCATACCCGTCAGAATCGGACGGCCAGGCAGGCCCTGCGGAATTTCCCGGGCGAGAAATGTAGAAATCCCGAGTCGAAACCGACATTCCTCTGCCGCTGATACCCATGCCCGCACCGGCGACGCATACTTCACCCACAGGCGTCAGCGCATCAGTGGGCACCCGCTCCGGCAGCCAGCTCCGCTCATTCCACGACTCGTTCAACCGCGTCTGGTCGGCCCGCCGGTCTCGTCGCCAGGCTCACTCCACCGCCGGCCAGTGCAGACGGCCCCGTTCCTTCCCGGGCCAATGCAGACGGCCCTACTCCCCCGCCTGCTTCCGCGCGCCCAGCGCCAGACGGGCGATGTCGCGCAGCACTTCGAGCTCCTCGCTGCCGTCGAGCAGCGCCCGCAGATCGACGGCAGCCCGGCTGAGCAGGCTGCGATAGGCACCGGCGACATTGCCCGGCTCCCGGGTCAGCGGGTAGGACACGCAGAGGGCGAACACGATCGCACCGACGGTGAAAGCCACACTCGCCGAGGCGGTCCCGGCCACCCGTGCCTGCTTCGTCGCGTAGAACTCCGCCGGATTCCCCGGCCCGCACAGCGCCAGAGCCGCAGAACCGCCATCGACGAGCGGGAGCACCGCCCCGACTCCGCGCGAGACGCGCAGCTCATGATCGGCCTCGACATTGCGCACGCACACCCGATCCTCACCGACGCGGACCCACAGCTGCACGGATTCCCCGGTCATCGCCCGCAGGTGCTCGAGCACCGAGTTCGTCGTGGCGATATTGCGCCGTCCCGGGAAGGGTCCCAACCGCAGCAGCCCCGAGGAATCACGGACGATGAACCTATGCGCCCGCAGGTCGGTCAGCAGCCGATAGGTCGTCGACTTCGAATAGCCGAGGCGGCGGCACACTTCCGCAGCCGTCATCGGCGCATCTTGGAGGACCGCGAGGATGGCAGCGCTGCGGTCGATGACGCCGATCTCCGGCAGCGCCTGTTCAGAACTCTTCATACCCACCCTTCACGACACCGTCACATCAGCGAGCAGCTTCCGCCGGGAGACCCACCACCGGAAGACGATCGGCCCCACGATGCCGAGCACCATGAGGATGATGATCGACAAAGACACCGGCCTGGTGACCAACGGCGCGAACGAACCGCCGGAGATCTGCAGCATGCGCCGGAAGTTGTCTTCGAGCAGCGGCACGAGCACGAGCGCCAGAATCGCCGGGGCCAAGGGGATGCCGCCCTTCTCCATGAGGTAGCCGATGACGCCGAAGATGCCGAGCATCATCAGCCCGAACAGGCTGAATTCGATGGCGTAGGCGCCGATGACCACGAGCACGAGGATAGACGAGAAGAGGAGCTCCTTCGGCATCTTCAGCAGCTTCACGAACACCCCGACCAGCGGCAGGTTGAGGATGATGAGCGCGATGTTGCCGATGTACATGCTGGCGATGATCGTCCAGATCAGTCCGGTCTCGTCCCGGAAGATCAGCGGTCCGGGCTGCAGGCCGTACATCGTGAACACGAAGAGCAGCAGCGCCGTCGTCGCCGAACCCGGAATGCCGAGGCTGAACAGCGGAATCATCGCACCGCCGACACCGGCGTTGTTCGCCGCTTCGGGACCGGCCACGCCTTCGATGGCGCCGTGACCGAATTCGTCCTTCCGCTTCGAGAGCCGCTTCTCCATGATGTAGGACATGAACGAGGCCAGCGAGGGTCCGACGCCAGGCAGGATGCCGATGAAGAAGCCGACCACCGAACCGCGAGCCCACGGCCCCGCCGACCGCTGCCAGTCCTGCTTCGTCATCCATTTGTCGTCGCCGAAGCTCTGGATCTCATCCTTCGCCCCACGTCCGAGCGCGAGATTGCGGATCGCCTCGGGGATGGCGAAGAGCGCCATCGCGAAGATCGTGAAGTCGATCCCGTCGGAGAGCAGGTCGACGCCGAACGTCTGCCGGGGCAGTCCGGTCTGGAAGTCGAGCCCGATGAGGCCGACGGCCAGGCCGATGAAGATCGAGATGAGCGCCTTGGCCCGCGAGCCCGCCGACATCGTCGACGCGAGCAGCAGGGCCGTGGCCATGAGCAGGAAGTATTCGGTGGCACCGAAGACGTTCGCCAGCTTGACAAGCAAGGGTGAGAGG
Above is a window of Brevibacterium siliguriense DNA encoding:
- a CDS encoding tripartite tricarboxylate transporter permease — translated: MDTLMDLGGGFASALEPVSLAFALLGVLLGTVVGVLPGIGPISAIAILIPVSFGMEPVHGLILLCGIYYGSMYGGSITATLIKTPGEVASAVTAIEGYEMARRGRGKAALATAAIGSFLAGTLAIIGLTFLSPLLVKLANVFGATEYFLLMATALLLASTMSAGSRAKALISIFIGLAVGLIGLDFQTGLPRQTFGVDLLSDGIDFTIFAMALFAIPEAIRNLALGRGAKDEIQSFGDDKWMTKQDWQRSAGPWARGSVVGFFIGILPGVGPSLASFMSYIMEKRLSKRKDEFGHGAIEGVAGPEAANNAGVGGAMIPLFSLGIPGSATTALLLFVFTMYGLQPGPLIFRDETGLIWTIIASMYIGNIALIILNLPLVGVFVKLLKMPKELLFSSILVLVVIGAYAIEFSLFGLMMLGIFGVIGYLMEKGGIPLAPAILALVLVPLLEDNFRRMLQISGGSFAPLVTRPVSLSIIILMVLGIVGPIVFRWWVSRRKLLADVTVS